A region of Natribaculum luteum DNA encodes the following proteins:
- the ppk1 gene encoding polyphosphate kinase 1, with amino-acid sequence MSDQETARDDVSNRDGTDADGDSDETNEDVELEYRPAAVDRTVTDGLAGEDGSSTPDVDLTEPTYYLNRELSELAFQRRVLHEVEDEENPLLERVKFLAIFTANLDEFFRKRVGGLKQQIAADVTDETPDGRTPTEQWEAVLEDARPLFERQSRCYREEIRPMLAEEGIHVVDYEDLTSAERRDVREYFESSVLPTLTPLTFDPAHSFPFISNQSLSLAVLTRERPDAELTFSRVKIPRNHVRFVQIGDDARYLPLEEVVRANLDLLFPDVEIVDTALFRVTRNAEVRRNEEVAEDLIEMIEEVIEERRFATVVRLEIERDAPEEILEILTRELELEDREVFHLEGPLEYRDFAELVDLDRPDLKLPAWTPRPHPRLGKRAHEDDESVFDVIRERDVLVHHPYHSFEGTVQRFLDEAANDPDVLAIKAAIYRTASDSQVIQTLIEAARNGKQVAVMVELKARFDEENNLEWAKKLEEEGIHVAYGTIGYKTHTKTSLVVREEDDGVCLYSHVGTGNYHSETAKRYEDLGLLTADRDVGQDLVKLFNYFTGHSLHREYRTLLIAPGNMRERFVDLIRAEADRARAGEKARIVAKMNRLEDPEIVRELYEASMAGVDVDLVVRDICRLRPGLEDVSENVDVYSIVGRFLEHSRIFYFHAGGEKRYYIGSADWMTRNLDSRVEAVTPIEDPRLQSRLEEILGTLLTDTHNRWKMQPDGSYERCRSDGQSTNAHERFMDAARDATTDESRSRHRQNDD; translated from the coding sequence ATGAGCGATCAGGAGACGGCTCGCGACGACGTGTCGAATCGAGACGGAACCGACGCAGACGGGGACAGCGACGAAACGAACGAGGACGTCGAACTCGAGTACCGGCCGGCAGCCGTCGATCGGACGGTGACCGACGGACTCGCAGGCGAGGACGGATCGTCCACCCCCGACGTCGACCTCACCGAGCCGACGTACTACCTCAACCGCGAACTCAGCGAACTCGCCTTCCAGCGTCGCGTTCTGCACGAGGTCGAAGACGAGGAGAACCCGCTGCTCGAGCGGGTGAAGTTCCTCGCGATATTCACGGCGAACTTAGACGAGTTCTTCCGCAAGCGCGTCGGCGGACTGAAACAGCAGATCGCCGCCGACGTCACGGACGAGACGCCCGACGGTCGGACGCCCACGGAACAGTGGGAGGCAGTCCTCGAAGATGCACGACCGCTGTTCGAGCGCCAGAGCCGCTGTTATCGCGAGGAGATCCGCCCCATGCTGGCCGAGGAGGGCATTCACGTCGTCGACTACGAGGACCTGACGTCGGCCGAGCGGCGTGACGTCCGCGAGTACTTCGAGAGTTCGGTGTTGCCGACCCTGACCCCGCTGACGTTCGATCCAGCCCACTCGTTCCCCTTTATCTCCAACCAGAGCCTCTCGCTTGCCGTACTGACTCGAGAACGGCCCGACGCAGAGCTGACGTTCTCGCGCGTGAAGATCCCGCGAAATCACGTCCGGTTCGTCCAGATCGGCGACGACGCTCGTTATCTCCCCCTCGAGGAGGTCGTCCGGGCGAACCTCGACCTGCTCTTTCCCGACGTCGAGATCGTCGACACCGCCCTCTTTCGTGTCACGCGAAACGCCGAGGTCCGGCGCAACGAGGAAGTCGCCGAGGATTTGATCGAGATGATCGAGGAGGTCATCGAGGAACGACGATTCGCAACCGTCGTCCGCCTCGAAATCGAACGCGACGCGCCCGAGGAGATCCTCGAGATCCTCACGCGTGAACTCGAACTCGAGGACCGCGAGGTGTTTCACCTCGAGGGCCCACTCGAGTATCGGGACTTCGCGGAACTCGTGGACCTGGATCGTCCCGACCTGAAACTGCCGGCGTGGACGCCCCGTCCACATCCCCGACTCGGCAAGCGAGCCCACGAGGACGACGAGAGCGTCTTCGACGTGATCCGCGAGCGCGACGTGCTCGTCCACCACCCCTACCACAGCTTCGAGGGGACCGTCCAGCGGTTTCTCGACGAGGCGGCGAACGATCCCGACGTACTGGCGATCAAGGCGGCGATCTACCGAACCGCGAGCGACTCCCAGGTCATCCAGACGCTCATCGAGGCGGCCCGGAACGGCAAACAGGTCGCGGTGATGGTCGAACTGAAAGCGCGATTCGACGAGGAGAACAACCTCGAGTGGGCGAAGAAACTCGAGGAAGAGGGGATCCACGTCGCCTACGGCACGATCGGCTACAAGACACACACGAAGACGTCGCTGGTCGTCCGCGAGGAAGACGACGGCGTCTGCCTCTACTCGCACGTCGGCACGGGGAACTACCACTCCGAGACGGCCAAACGGTACGAGGACCTGGGCCTGCTGACAGCGGACCGGGACGTCGGCCAGGATCTCGTCAAACTGTTCAACTACTTCACCGGCCACTCGCTGCACCGCGAGTACCGGACACTGCTCATCGCGCCGGGGAACATGCGCGAACGGTTCGTCGACCTGATCCGCGCCGAAGCCGATCGCGCACGCGCTGGCGAAAAAGCCCGCATCGTTGCCAAGATGAACCGCCTGGAGGACCCCGAGATCGTCCGCGAACTGTACGAGGCGTCGATGGCTGGCGTGGACGTCGACCTCGTGGTCCGAGACATCTGTCGGCTCCGTCCCGGCCTCGAGGACGTCAGCGAGAACGTCGACGTCTACAGCATCGTCGGCCGCTTCCTGGAGCACTCGCGGATCTTTTACTTCCACGCCGGCGGCGAGAAGCGCTACTACATCGGCTCGGCCGACTGGATGACTCGAAATCTCGACAGCCGGGTCGAAGCCGTGACGCCGATCGAAGATCCACGGCTCCAGTCGCGCCTCGAGGAGATACTCGGGACGCTACTGACGGACACTCACAACCGGTGGAAGATGCAACCGGACGGGAGCTACGAGCGCTGTCGATCGGACGGACAGTCGACGAACGCCCACGAGCGGTTCATGGACGCCGCGCGGGACGCGACGACCGACGAGTCACGAAGCCGGCACCGCCAGAACGACGATTAG
- a CDS encoding metallophosphoesterase family protein, with the protein MTTVHPPFDAAVSFEHRRIDLENWADVYVVGDVHGCLEDLETLFSVLELGDDDLVVFVGDLVRKGPQSKAVLEQVRESPRLLSVRGNNEQKVLDGDAAVPALGPTDYRYIESMPVAISWDGGVVVHGGVDPNRPLSAHSSEDLLTMRSPAGNGYDGPFWFDAYEGPPRVFFGHTVLERPLEREWAVGLDTGCVYGGSLTAYDVRRERFVSVSTGGHRDRSDEKIVVPETG; encoded by the coding sequence GTGACGACCGTCCACCCACCGTTCGACGCCGCAGTATCGTTCGAGCACCGACGGATCGACCTCGAGAACTGGGCCGACGTCTACGTCGTCGGCGACGTCCACGGCTGTCTCGAGGACCTCGAGACGCTGTTTTCCGTCCTCGAGCTCGGCGACGACGATCTCGTCGTCTTCGTCGGCGACCTCGTCAGGAAAGGCCCACAGAGCAAGGCGGTACTCGAGCAGGTCAGAGAGTCGCCGCGACTGCTCTCGGTCCGGGGGAACAACGAACAGAAAGTGCTCGACGGCGACGCCGCCGTGCCCGCGCTTGGCCCGACCGACTACAGGTACATCGAGTCGATGCCAGTCGCCATCTCCTGGGACGGCGGCGTCGTCGTTCACGGTGGCGTCGATCCGAACCGACCGCTGTCGGCACACTCGAGTGAAGACCTGCTGACGATGCGCTCGCCGGCGGGGAACGGCTACGACGGACCGTTCTGGTTCGACGCCTACGAGGGTCCACCGCGGGTCTTTTTCGGCCACACCGTCCTCGAGCGGCCCCTCGAGCGCGAGTGGGCAGTCGGTCTCGACACCGGCTGCGTCTACGGCGGCAGTCTCACCGCCTACGACGTCCGCCGCGAGCGATTCGTGAGCGTCTCGACGGGCGGCCACCGGGATCGATCCGACGAGAAGATCGTCGTTCCCGAAACGGGGTGA
- the map gene encoding type II methionyl aminopeptidase — MAETEVDLESEQYEKHREAGRILSQVREEAAERVEVGTTHLEVAEFAEERIRELGGKPAFPVNISIDEEAAHATPAIDDETTFGEEMVNLDIGVHVDGWLADTAITVDLSGNPELAEASEQALEAALEVVEPGVETGEIGAEIEDVIDGYGFNPVVNLTGHGLGHWEQHTSPNIPNRAVSQGTTLEVGDVVAIEPFATDGGGKVTEGSKEEIFSLEQDRSVRNRQAREALEQITEEFRTLPFATRWLETDRPEMALRRLKSRGVVHGYPVLKEDDGCLVSQKEHTVIVTESGCEVTTK; from the coding sequence ATGGCCGAAACCGAGGTCGACCTCGAGTCCGAGCAGTACGAAAAACACCGCGAGGCGGGACGAATCCTCTCGCAGGTTCGCGAGGAGGCCGCCGAACGCGTCGAGGTCGGCACGACCCACCTCGAGGTAGCCGAGTTCGCCGAAGAGCGCATCCGGGAACTCGGTGGGAAACCGGCGTTTCCGGTCAACATCTCGATCGACGAGGAGGCCGCACACGCCACGCCCGCCATCGACGACGAGACGACCTTCGGCGAGGAGATGGTCAACCTAGATATCGGTGTCCACGTCGACGGCTGGCTCGCCGACACGGCGATCACGGTCGACCTCTCCGGCAACCCGGAACTCGCCGAAGCCTCAGAGCAGGCCCTCGAAGCCGCACTCGAGGTCGTCGAACCCGGCGTCGAGACCGGCGAGATCGGTGCAGAGATCGAGGACGTCATCGACGGCTACGGCTTCAACCCCGTCGTCAACCTCACCGGCCACGGGCTGGGCCACTGGGAACAACACACCAGCCCGAATATCCCGAACCGGGCCGTCTCGCAGGGGACGACCCTCGAGGTCGGCGACGTCGTCGCCATCGAACCGTTCGCGACCGACGGCGGCGGGAAAGTGACCGAAGGGTCGAAAGAGGAGATCTTCTCGCTGGAACAGGACCGGTCGGTCAGAAACCGCCAGGCTCGCGAGGCACTCGAGCAGATCACCGAGGAGTTTCGAACCTTGCCGTTCGCGACGCGCTGGCTCGAGACGGACCGGCCGGAGATGGCCCTCCGCCGGCTGAAATCTCGCGGCGTCGTCCACGGCTACCCGGTGCTCAAAGAAGACGACGGCTGTCTCGTCAGCCAGAAAGAACACACGGTCATCGTTACGGAGAGCGGCTGTGAGGTCACGACGAAGTAG
- a CDS encoding HIT family protein: MEQVFAPWRIEWIKRDDKNPDVDDCVFCEFPERSDDRANRIVARNEHAFVLLNNYPYNPGHVMVIPYAHTGEYGALTDEQLLDHARLKQRTFDALEAALEPDGFNAGLNLGQSAGGSIKDHLHTHVVPRWEGDTNFMPVVGDTTVIVEALEETYDHLHEAFAAQEGATVAGDDRAVLFE, encoded by the coding sequence ATGGAGCAGGTGTTTGCCCCGTGGCGGATCGAGTGGATCAAACGCGACGACAAGAACCCGGACGTCGACGACTGCGTTTTCTGTGAATTCCCCGAACGGAGCGACGACCGGGCGAACCGGATCGTCGCCCGCAACGAACACGCCTTCGTTCTCCTGAACAACTACCCGTACAACCCCGGTCACGTGATGGTGATTCCCTACGCCCACACCGGCGAGTACGGCGCTCTCACCGACGAACAACTGCTCGACCACGCCCGCTTGAAACAGCGAACGTTCGACGCACTCGAGGCCGCACTCGAGCCGGACGGGTTCAACGCCGGCTTGAACCTCGGTCAGTCCGCTGGCGGGTCCATCAAGGACCACTTGCACACCCACGTCGTCCCTCGCTGGGAGGGCGACACCAACTTCATGCCGGTCGTCGGCGATACGACGGTGATCGTCGAGGCACTCGAGGAGACCTACGACCACCTCCACGAGGCGTTCGCGGCCCAGGAGGGGGCGACAGTAGCGGGCGACGATCGGGCCGTCCTCTTCGAGTGA
- a CDS encoding cation diffusion facilitator family transporter: MDRVRAMRRVGLVALGVNLLLVLTKGIVWYQSGSLAVGSEAVNSLADVGYSLVVATGLYVTTQPPDTEHPHGHERIEPFVSLFVAVVIFVVGGLILWRSANSLLTGEIAVATGPWAVAVLAFAGGTKFLFYRYCLRLGQTHNSPAVIATAKDNRNDVLTAGAALVGVAGAQAGMPVLDPLAAAVVAVGIVYSGLEIVYDNLDYLVGGAPPEELRCDIVHRAITHPDVEGVHDVVAHYVGPEIDVSLHIEVEGDHTVLEAHDIESDVVERIRDIPEVDDVFVHVDPRELGEWKEDDEASRLAELSDEYTDGRS; the protein is encoded by the coding sequence ATGGACCGCGTGCGAGCGATGCGGCGAGTCGGACTGGTCGCCCTCGGCGTCAACCTCCTGTTGGTGCTGACCAAGGGGATCGTCTGGTACCAGTCCGGGAGCCTTGCAGTCGGGTCGGAGGCGGTCAACAGCCTCGCCGACGTCGGTTACAGTCTCGTCGTCGCCACCGGACTATACGTGACGACCCAGCCGCCGGACACCGAACACCCCCACGGCCACGAGCGAATCGAACCGTTCGTCTCGCTTTTCGTCGCGGTCGTCATCTTCGTCGTCGGTGGACTGATCCTCTGGCGGTCGGCGAACTCGCTTTTGACCGGCGAGATTGCCGTCGCGACCGGCCCCTGGGCGGTCGCCGTGCTCGCGTTCGCCGGTGGGACGAAGTTCCTGTTCTACCGGTACTGCCTCCGTCTCGGGCAGACGCACAACTCGCCCGCCGTCATCGCGACGGCGAAAGACAACCGCAACGACGTCCTCACGGCGGGCGCTGCCCTCGTCGGCGTCGCCGGTGCCCAGGCCGGGATGCCCGTCCTCGATCCCCTCGCGGCCGCCGTCGTCGCCGTCGGGATCGTCTACTCCGGTCTCGAAATCGTCTACGACAACCTCGACTATCTCGTCGGCGGCGCCCCGCCAGAAGAACTGCGCTGTGACATCGTCCACCGGGCGATAACCCACCCCGACGTCGAGGGCGTCCACGACGTCGTCGCCCACTACGTCGGCCCCGAGATCGACGTCAGCCTCCACATCGAGGTCGAAGGCGACCACACCGTCCTCGAGGCACACGACATCGAGAGCGACGTCGTCGAACGGATCCGGGATATTCCCGAGGTCGACGACGTCTTCGTCCACGTCGACCCGCGAGAACTCGGCGAGTGGAAAGAAGACGACGAGGCGAGTCGGCTGGCGGAACTGAGCGACGAGTACACCGACGGCAGGTCCTAG
- a CDS encoding tRNA (N(6)-L-threonylcarbamoyladenosine(37)-C(2))-methylthiotransferase produces the protein MARYHIETYGCTSNRGESREIERRLRDAGHHRVDGPDEADVAIMNSCTVVEKTERNMLRRAEELADETADLIVTGCMALAQGEEFEDAGIDAEILHWDEVPEAVTNGECPTTTPGTEPVLDGVVGILPIARGCMSDCSYCITKQATGKIDSPPIEENVEKARALVHAGAKEIRITGQDTGVYGWDTGERKLHELLERICAIDGEFRVRVGMANPKGVHGIREELAAVFAENEKLYDFLHAPVQSGSNDVLGDMRRQHQVGEYLEVVETFDEALEYWTLSTDFIVGFPTESDADHEQSMALLRETRPEKLNVTRFSKRPGTDAAEMKGLGGTIKKERSREMSELKMEIVGEAYEAMVGETREDVLVVEEGTGDSVKCRDSAYRQIIVRDADEYDLEPGDFVDLEVTGHNTVYAFGRPL, from the coding sequence ATGGCCCGGTACCACATCGAGACGTACGGCTGTACGTCGAACCGCGGCGAGAGCCGGGAGATCGAGCGACGGCTCCGCGACGCGGGTCACCACCGGGTCGACGGCCCAGACGAGGCGGACGTCGCAATCATGAACTCCTGTACGGTCGTCGAGAAGACCGAGCGAAACATGCTCCGCCGGGCCGAGGAACTCGCCGACGAGACGGCAGATCTCATCGTCACCGGTTGTATGGCGCTCGCACAGGGCGAGGAGTTCGAGGACGCGGGTATTGACGCCGAGATCCTCCACTGGGACGAGGTCCCCGAAGCCGTCACGAACGGCGAGTGTCCGACGACGACGCCCGGCACGGAGCCCGTCCTCGACGGTGTCGTCGGCATCCTCCCGATCGCCCGCGGCTGTATGTCCGACTGTTCGTACTGCATCACGAAGCAGGCGACGGGCAAGATCGACTCGCCGCCTATCGAGGAGAACGTCGAGAAAGCCCGCGCACTCGTCCACGCCGGCGCGAAAGAGATCCGCATCACGGGCCAGGACACCGGCGTCTACGGCTGGGACACGGGCGAACGGAAACTCCACGAACTGCTCGAGCGGATCTGTGCGATCGACGGTGAGTTCCGGGTCCGCGTCGGGATGGCTAACCCGAAAGGCGTCCACGGCATCCGCGAAGAACTCGCCGCAGTCTTCGCGGAAAACGAGAAGCTGTACGACTTCCTACACGCACCCGTCCAGTCGGGATCGAACGACGTGCTGGGCGACATGCGCCGCCAGCACCAGGTCGGAGAGTACCTCGAGGTGGTCGAGACGTTCGACGAGGCCCTCGAGTACTGGACGCTGTCGACGGACTTCATCGTCGGCTTCCCGACGGAGAGCGACGCCGACCACGAGCAGTCGATGGCGCTGTTGCGCGAGACGCGCCCGGAGAAGCTCAACGTCACCCGCTTCTCGAAGCGCCCCGGGACGGACGCAGCCGAAATGAAGGGACTCGGCGGTACGATCAAGAAGGAACGCTCGAGGGAGATGTCCGAACTGAAAATGGAGATCGTCGGCGAAGCCTACGAGGCGATGGTCGGCGAGACGCGAGAAGACGTACTCGTCGTCGAGGAAGGCACTGGAGACTCCGTGAAGTGCCGAGACTCGGCGTACAGGCAGATCATCGTCCGCGACGCCGACGAGTACGACCTCGAGCCCGGTGACTTCGTCGACCTCGAGGTGACGGGTCACAACACGGTCTACGCGTTCGGTCGCCCGCTCTAG
- a CDS encoding AI-2E family transporter, with translation MNLSKGYLLALVVAFGALSLLLVLPFAQYVLVAVLIAYILHPLQERLESRTSPTVSALALVLLATAGFVVPFVLMLGVVVDSATRIVEGFDPESVQLAELERIIAERTGMQVDLTSELTTSGQEVGLVVLQQSPNAFTTITHTLIGLGLAIFLVYYLLKDGRAFVDWVRETTPLPADVQDDFYRELNAVMWAVLVGHVLIAIVQGVIAGAGLIATGVPNGIFWTFVMIVLALIPLVGAFLVWGPAVVYLALTGEPFLAVALFVYSAIVVSISDDYLRPIVVDRYAELSPAIIILGVLGGAYAFGIMGLFFGPVILGAFAATLSVVNEHYHRLEAEQASG, from the coding sequence GTGAATCTCAGTAAGGGATATCTCCTCGCGCTCGTCGTCGCCTTCGGCGCCCTCTCGCTGCTGCTCGTCTTGCCGTTCGCCCAGTACGTCCTCGTCGCGGTGCTCATCGCGTACATTCTCCACCCGTTGCAGGAGCGACTCGAGTCGCGCACGTCGCCGACCGTCTCGGCGCTCGCGCTCGTTTTACTCGCCACCGCAGGGTTCGTGGTCCCGTTCGTGTTGATGCTCGGCGTGGTCGTCGACAGCGCGACGCGAATCGTCGAGGGCTTCGATCCCGAGTCGGTCCAGTTGGCGGAACTCGAGCGGATCATCGCGGAGCGGACGGGAATGCAAGTCGACCTGACGTCGGAGCTTACGACCTCGGGCCAGGAGGTCGGGCTGGTCGTCCTCCAGCAGTCGCCGAACGCGTTCACGACGATCACGCACACCCTGATCGGCCTCGGGCTGGCGATCTTTCTCGTCTACTACCTCCTCAAAGACGGGCGTGCGTTCGTCGACTGGGTCCGGGAGACGACGCCGCTTCCTGCCGACGTCCAGGACGACTTTTACCGCGAACTGAACGCCGTTATGTGGGCCGTCCTCGTCGGTCACGTCCTGATCGCCATCGTCCAGGGAGTTATCGCCGGGGCAGGGCTGATCGCGACCGGAGTCCCGAACGGCATCTTCTGGACGTTCGTGATGATCGTGCTCGCGTTGATTCCGCTGGTCGGCGCGTTCCTCGTGTGGGGTCCCGCAGTGGTCTACCTCGCGTTGACCGGCGAGCCGTTTCTCGCGGTCGCACTGTTCGTCTACAGCGCGATCGTCGTCAGCATCTCCGACGACTACCTCCGACCGATCGTCGTCGACCGCTACGCCGAACTCAGTCCTGCGATCATCATTCTCGGCGTCCTCGGCGGTGCATACGCGTTCGGCATCATGGGCCTGTTCTTCGGACCGGTCATTCTCGGTGCGTTCGCGGCGACGCTCTCTGTCGTCAACGAACACTACCACCGACTCGAGGCAGAACAGGCAAGCGGCTAA
- a CDS encoding DUF547 domain-containing protein: protein MSTRLDPLTISADLLYAVKTGGDVAGLRDRLATLERERLSRALASRRQRLVFWLNCYNAYVQLRLDDGPSLDDGPLSRWRFFARDWIPIAGRWLSLDDVEHGLLRSSKHPWGLGYLPRPFPSSFERTYRLEEVDPRIHFVLSKGTDKSPPVTVYSPDDCNEELDVATEWFLDENVSYDPNENVVTVPRLFLWYQGDFGGRRGVLEFLRRYDAVPPDATPSLAYD, encoded by the coding sequence ATGTCGACTCGGCTCGATCCGCTCACGATCTCGGCCGACCTGTTGTACGCAGTCAAGACCGGAGGTGACGTCGCCGGACTGCGTGATCGCCTCGCTACCCTCGAGCGCGAACGACTCTCGAGGGCGCTGGCCAGCCGTCGACAGCGACTGGTGTTCTGGCTCAACTGTTACAACGCCTACGTCCAGTTGCGCCTGGACGACGGGCCGTCTCTCGACGATGGACCTCTCTCCCGCTGGCGGTTCTTCGCTCGGGACTGGATCCCCATCGCCGGACGGTGGTTGAGTCTCGACGACGTCGAACACGGTCTGCTCCGGAGTTCGAAGCACCCGTGGGGACTCGGCTACCTCCCGCGACCGTTCCCGTCGTCGTTCGAGCGCACGTATCGACTCGAGGAGGTCGACCCGCGAATCCACTTCGTCCTCTCGAAGGGAACCGACAAGAGTCCGCCGGTCACCGTCTACTCGCCGGACGACTGCAACGAGGAACTCGACGTCGCGACCGAGTGGTTTCTCGACGAGAACGTGAGCTACGATCCGAACGAGAACGTCGTGACCGTGCCGCGACTGTTCCTGTGGTATCAGGGGGACTTCGGTGGGCGACGCGGCGTCCTCGAGTTCCTGCGGCGATACGACGCGGTTCCGCCCGACGCGACGCCGTCGCTCGCGTACGACTGA
- a CDS encoding HNH endonuclease — MASRAQRSDGRAVFERDGYECQHCRTDGESAGDDLRLFAVGRRSVDAAHPRSLVTLCVDCFERLDDPTASTAESRVLTADGLFRTIREITRTQSGAVSDVAEFASLATSLPATLEAGDRPPYAASRRRILLALAVVDAQFEAVDTADRSRLGGDVLEAFDAFADASARLRTRLSAVVDLVETVTSALGRCHVCFESLEADQSQCAECEITRLDVTEWRDANGTVRVDALFSTLNRSLERTSATTERVTDGATALAETLAD, encoded by the coding sequence GTGGCTTCCCGAGCGCAGCGATCCGACGGGCGGGCGGTGTTCGAACGAGACGGCTACGAATGCCAGCACTGTCGGACGGACGGCGAATCCGCCGGTGACGACCTTCGGCTGTTCGCGGTCGGACGACGATCCGTCGACGCGGCCCACCCGCGTTCTCTCGTCACCCTCTGTGTGGACTGTTTCGAGCGGCTGGACGACCCGACTGCGTCGACTGCCGAGTCTCGAGTCCTGACCGCCGATGGGCTCTTTCGGACGATCCGTGAGATCACGCGGACGCAGAGCGGCGCGGTCTCCGACGTCGCCGAGTTCGCCTCGCTCGCGACGTCGCTCCCGGCGACACTCGAGGCCGGCGACCGTCCGCCGTACGCCGCCAGTCGCCGACGGATCCTGCTCGCACTCGCGGTCGTCGACGCCCAGTTCGAGGCCGTCGACACGGCCGACCGATCACGGCTCGGCGGCGACGTACTCGAGGCGTTCGACGCCTTCGCCGACGCGTCGGCCCGACTTCGAACCCGGCTCTCGGCCGTCGTCGACCTGGTCGAGACGGTGACGTCGGCACTCGGCAGGTGTCACGTCTGTTTCGAATCGCTCGAGGCCGACCAATCCCAGTGCGCCGAGTGCGAGATCACTCGTCTCGACGTGACCGAGTGGCGAGACGCGAACGGGACCGTGCGGGTCGACGCGCTCTTCTCGACGCTCAACCGCTCGCTCGAGCGGACGTCGGCGACGACCGAACGTGTGACCGACGGGGCGACAGCTCTCGCCGAGACGCTGGCCGACTAG
- a CDS encoding nucleoside phosphorylase: MATQPHLLIDDGDVADVALLPGDPDRVDRIADHCDDAETVAQNREYKVVNATYEGRELTICSTGIGCPSAAIAVEELAAVGVEAFVRVGTTGALQEGIEIGDMVVASGAAKNEGTTRRYETVEYPAVPDYDALSALVDAAEANDEDVHVGPVATDDAYYAENDEAVDDWEAAGLLAVEMEAAAIFSLARRKGLRAGAICTVDGNLVEGTQKGTDTEDDELPEKAKNNVARAIDIALEAATTL; the protein is encoded by the coding sequence ATGGCAACGCAGCCGCACCTGTTGATCGACGACGGAGACGTAGCCGACGTCGCGCTCCTGCCGGGCGATCCGGACCGCGTCGACCGCATCGCAGACCACTGCGACGACGCGGAGACGGTCGCACAGAACCGCGAGTACAAGGTAGTAAACGCGACTTACGAGGGCCGAGAGCTGACGATCTGTTCGACGGGGATCGGCTGTCCCTCCGCCGCGATCGCCGTCGAGGAACTCGCCGCCGTCGGCGTCGAGGCGTTCGTCCGCGTCGGCACGACCGGGGCGCTCCAGGAAGGAATCGAGATCGGCGACATGGTCGTCGCAAGCGGCGCAGCGAAAAACGAGGGGACGACCAGACGGTACGAGACCGTCGAGTACCCCGCAGTGCCCGACTACGACGCGCTGTCGGCGCTCGTCGACGCCGCCGAGGCCAACGACGAGGACGTCCACGTCGGTCCCGTCGCCACCGACGACGCCTACTACGCCGAGAACGACGAGGCCGTCGACGACTGGGAAGCCGCGGGCCTGCTCGCCGTCGAGATGGAAGCCGCCGCGATCTTCTCACTCGCACGCCGCAAGGGCCTTCGTGCCGGCGCGATCTGCACCGTCGACGGCAACCTCGTCGAAGGCACACAGAAAGGAACCGACACCGAAGACGACGAACTCCCCGAGAAGGCGAAGAACAACGTCGCCCGCGCCATCGACATCGCACTCGAGGCCGCGACGACCCTCTAG
- a CDS encoding HalOD1 output domain-containing protein has product MSKQITGGSTYENDGGGREVRYDRDDGEPPSVAVATALATYHGDDVTTTSTRLYDHIDPEALDALFADRYDGGGRRAGDVTFDVGDATISVRSESVRVYPRE; this is encoded by the coding sequence ATGAGTAAACAGATTACTGGTGGGTCTACATACGAAAACGATGGCGGCGGTCGAGAAGTGCGATACGATCGAGACGACGGCGAGCCACCGAGCGTCGCCGTCGCGACGGCACTCGCGACGTACCACGGCGACGATGTCACCACGACGAGCACGCGGCTGTACGACCACATCGACCCGGAAGCACTCGACGCCCTCTTCGCGGACAGGTACGACGGCGGCGGCCGACGGGCCGGGGACGTGACGTTCGACGTCGGCGACGCGACCATCAGCGTCCGCTCCGAAAGCGTGCGCGTGTACCCCAGGGAGTGA